A portion of the Bifidobacterium bifidum ATCC 29521 = JCM 1255 = DSM 20456 genome contains these proteins:
- a CDS encoding adenine phosphoribosyltransferase, which produces MTQSDITIERLADVGAGDAAYLVSKIRTIPGFPKEGIKFRDFMPVLADGKGLRILMKALQASLPVTEDSFDAVAGREARGFLFGPALAAMLGKGFIAIRKAGKLPPETIAEEYDLEYGTEKVEIETSAIRPGDRVLIVDDLIATGGTAKAAMDLVEAAGGTVVGFSFVMGLRGLDGLDKLGDKPSSTLVSMPA; this is translated from the coding sequence ATGACGCAGTCTGACATCACCATTGAGAGACTGGCCGATGTCGGTGCCGGTGACGCGGCATACCTCGTCTCGAAGATTCGCACCATACCGGGATTCCCCAAAGAGGGCATCAAATTCCGTGATTTCATGCCGGTGCTGGCGGATGGCAAGGGGCTGCGCATTCTCATGAAGGCGCTCCAGGCCAGCCTTCCCGTCACCGAAGACTCGTTCGACGCGGTGGCAGGGCGGGAGGCCAGAGGGTTCCTGTTCGGCCCCGCCCTCGCGGCCATGCTCGGCAAGGGGTTCATCGCGATCCGCAAGGCGGGCAAGCTGCCGCCGGAGACCATCGCCGAGGAATACGATCTCGAATACGGCACCGAAAAAGTGGAGATCGAGACGTCGGCCATCCGTCCGGGCGATCGGGTGCTGATCGTCGACGATCTCATCGCGACCGGCGGCACGGCGAAGGCAGCCATGGATCTGGTCGAGGCGGCCGGGGGCACGGTCGTCGGATTCAGTTTCGTCATGGGGCTGCGAGGACTCGACGGACTGGACAAACTGGGCGACAAACCCAGCAGCACACTGGTGTCGATGCCGGCGTGA
- the yajC gene encoding preprotein translocase subunit YajC, with amino-acid sequence MPQGSSSYLIMIVSIVLIGIMMWWQSRKAKQQQQKMKDFRSSLEPGTEVITIGGIIGKVVSVDEEYEEIVIDSEGSLLRFTFRAINKEYTRPAFIHDDEVEDAEQTDEADDQAQVPVDKALESAENATQSDDSAQTADAEK; translated from the coding sequence ATGCCGCAAGGTTCATCATCCTATCTCATCATGATCGTTTCCATCGTGCTGATCGGCATCATGATGTGGTGGCAGTCCCGCAAGGCCAAGCAGCAGCAGCAAAAGATGAAGGACTTCCGCTCCTCCCTTGAGCCCGGAACCGAGGTAATCACCATTGGCGGCATCATCGGCAAGGTAGTGTCCGTGGACGAGGAATACGAGGAGATCGTCATCGACTCCGAGGGCTCCCTACTGCGCTTCACCTTCCGCGCCATCAACAAGGAGTACACGCGTCCCGCCTTCATCCATGACGACGAAGTGGAGGACGCCGAGCAGACCGACGAAGCCGACGACCAGGCCCAGGTACCGGTGGACAAGGCGCTGGAATCCGCCGAGAACGCAACGCAGTCCGACGATTCCGCGCAGACCGCAGACGCCGAGAAGTGA
- the purH gene encoding bifunctional phosphoribosylaminoimidazolecarboxamide formyltransferase/IMP cyclohydrolase — protein sequence MTNTNRPIRRALVSVFHKEGIEVLAEAFIKAGTEVVSTGSTAKRLAELGVAVTEVSEVTGFPECLDGRVKTLDPHIHAGILADMTNPDHAAQLEKFGIKPFDLVVVNLYPFADTVRSGADEAAVIEKIDIGGPSMVRGAAKNSATVAIVTDPADYALVAARVANGEGFSLEERRWLAGKAFAHTAAYDATINEWTAKHWPKPATVESADPAEGENPVNEAKFPAAFTRTWDRAHTLRYGENSHQQAALYLDPLDRDGFAHAEQLGGKPMSYNNYVDADAAWRAVWDMAPAIAVAVVKHNNPCGLAIGATAAEAHKKAHACDPVSAYGGVIACNTTVTLEMAESVRPIFTEVIVAPAYEDAALELLKTKKKNLRILKVSEPPKGHTQFRQIDGGLLVQDMDLINATGDDPDAWKLVAGEPADEATLKDLVFAWRAIRCVKSNAILLAHDQATVGIGMGQVNRVDSCHLAVDRANTLADGADRATGSVAASDAFFPFADGAETLMNAGVKAIVQPGGSIRDEEVIEAAKKAGVTMYLTGTRHFFH from the coding sequence ATGACCAACACGAATCGACCGATACGACGGGCTCTGGTGTCCGTCTTCCATAAGGAAGGCATCGAAGTACTGGCTGAGGCCTTCATCAAGGCCGGCACCGAAGTGGTGTCCACCGGCTCGACCGCCAAGCGCCTCGCCGAACTCGGCGTCGCCGTCACTGAGGTGAGCGAGGTCACCGGATTCCCGGAGTGCCTCGACGGCCGTGTCAAGACGCTCGACCCGCACATCCACGCCGGCATCCTCGCCGACATGACCAACCCCGATCACGCTGCCCAGCTTGAGAAGTTCGGCATCAAGCCCTTCGACCTGGTCGTCGTCAACTTGTACCCGTTCGCCGATACGGTTCGTTCCGGCGCCGACGAGGCCGCGGTCATCGAGAAGATCGACATCGGCGGCCCGTCCATGGTGCGTGGCGCGGCGAAGAACAGCGCCACCGTCGCCATCGTCACCGACCCGGCCGACTATGCGCTCGTCGCGGCCCGTGTGGCCAATGGTGAAGGCTTCAGTCTGGAGGAGCGCCGCTGGCTGGCCGGCAAGGCGTTCGCCCACACCGCCGCCTATGACGCTACCATCAACGAGTGGACCGCCAAGCACTGGCCCAAGCCCGCCACCGTCGAATCCGCCGACCCGGCCGAAGGCGAGAACCCGGTCAACGAGGCGAAGTTCCCGGCCGCGTTCACCCGCACCTGGGACCGCGCGCACACGCTGCGCTACGGCGAGAACTCCCACCAGCAGGCCGCCCTCTACCTCGACCCGCTCGACCGCGACGGCTTCGCGCACGCCGAACAGCTCGGCGGCAAGCCGATGAGCTACAACAACTACGTGGACGCCGACGCCGCATGGCGCGCCGTGTGGGATATGGCACCCGCCATCGCCGTGGCCGTGGTCAAGCACAACAACCCGTGCGGCCTCGCCATCGGAGCCACCGCGGCCGAGGCTCACAAGAAGGCCCACGCCTGCGATCCGGTGAGCGCCTACGGCGGCGTCATCGCCTGCAACACCACCGTCACGTTGGAGATGGCCGAAAGCGTTCGCCCGATCTTCACCGAGGTCATCGTCGCCCCCGCCTACGAGGACGCGGCGCTTGAACTGCTCAAGACCAAGAAGAAGAACCTGCGCATCCTCAAGGTGTCCGAGCCGCCGAAGGGCCACACGCAGTTCCGCCAGATCGACGGCGGCCTGCTCGTGCAGGACATGGACCTCATCAATGCCACCGGCGACGATCCGGACGCATGGAAGCTCGTGGCCGGCGAACCCGCCGATGAGGCCACGCTCAAGGACCTCGTGTTCGCCTGGCGCGCCATCCGCTGCGTCAAGTCCAACGCCATCCTGCTCGCGCACGACCAGGCCACGGTCGGCATCGGTATGGGCCAGGTCAACCGCGTGGACTCCTGCCATCTGGCCGTCGATCGTGCCAACACGCTGGCCGACGGCGCCGATCGCGCCACCGGTTCGGTCGCCGCGTCCGACGCGTTCTTCCCGTTCGCAGATGGCGCCGAGACGCTGATGAACGCCGGTGTAAAGGCCATCGTGCAGCCCGGCGGATCCATCCGTGACGAGGAGGTCATCGAGGCGGCCAAGAAGGCCGGTGTGACGATGTACCTGACCGGCACCCGTCACTTCTTCCACTGA
- the sucD gene encoding succinate--CoA ligase subunit alpha: MTAFIQEGAPVIVQGMTGHQGMTHTARMLRAGTNIVGGVNPRKAGSQVTFEAAREGRDVSVPVYATCAEAKEATGAQASVVFVPPRFAKGAVVEAVEAGIGLIVVITEGIPVADSAYFVELALQRGVRIIGPNCPGLLTLPSQENEHGVNLGIIPDGIVGRGPIGLVSKSGTLTYQLMGELSDIGFTACLGVGGDPLVGTTLLEALQEFEQDADTKAVVMIGEIGGSAEQDAAAWAAEHMTKPVVAYIAGFTAPEGKQMGHAGAIVSGGKGTAQDKKIALEAAGIPVGRTPGQTADLMRKVLAERSLV, encoded by the coding sequence ATGACCGCATTCATCCAGGAGGGTGCTCCCGTCATCGTCCAAGGCATGACCGGGCATCAGGGCATGACACACACCGCCCGCATGCTCCGTGCCGGTACGAACATCGTCGGCGGCGTCAACCCGCGCAAGGCGGGCAGCCAAGTGACGTTCGAGGCCGCGCGTGAGGGCAGGGACGTCTCCGTTCCGGTGTACGCCACGTGCGCCGAAGCCAAGGAGGCGACGGGCGCCCAGGCCAGTGTGGTCTTCGTGCCGCCACGGTTCGCCAAAGGCGCCGTGGTCGAGGCCGTCGAAGCCGGAATCGGGCTCATCGTGGTCATCACCGAAGGCATTCCCGTTGCGGACAGCGCCTACTTCGTCGAACTCGCCCTTCAGCGTGGCGTGCGCATCATCGGACCGAACTGCCCCGGCCTGCTCACCCTGCCGTCGCAGGAGAACGAGCATGGCGTCAACCTCGGCATCATCCCCGATGGCATCGTGGGCCGTGGCCCCATCGGACTGGTCTCCAAGTCCGGCACACTGACCTACCAGCTGATGGGCGAGCTGAGCGACATCGGCTTCACCGCCTGCCTGGGCGTCGGCGGCGACCCCCTCGTCGGCACCACGCTGCTGGAGGCCTTGCAGGAATTCGAGCAGGATGCCGACACGAAGGCAGTGGTCATGATCGGCGAAATCGGAGGCAGCGCGGAGCAGGACGCCGCGGCATGGGCCGCAGAGCACATGACCAAGCCCGTCGTCGCATACATCGCCGGATTCACCGCGCCGGAAGGCAAGCAGATGGGCCATGCCGGCGCCATCGTCTCCGGAGGCAAGGGAACCGCGCAGGACAAGAAAATCGCGCTGGAAGCCGCCGGTATTCCCGTCGGACGCACTCCCGGTCAGACCGCGGACCTCATGCGCAAGGTGCTCGCCGAACGCTCGCTGGTATGA
- a CDS encoding cell division protein PerM: protein MRKRIQAWLRRPIIAIGSMALYAIALGCFLALMLLVISMEEGGENLSSSTLDMTRIVVLLSQGIGFETDSLSLSIMPLLLTVLLIGLVWSFSRKICTDIRAYVSGVVVWIFINVMGTQSLPVGLLNWPALVCVKSAVVFSLGFAGAALSKGPFSGQLRELIRHHVSDGVRRTIRTGLMVGVIMMGVYLVMGLITVIVWGVLNRSAMDSLFADIGMGTGSRILTTIASLAWLPNLCIWAVSWLFGAGFHIGELATFTLWIGQGRSLPPLPVFGLLPQAVGDEGIRFAVVLIPLVVGFVAGLASMAMKSGFRIIVGSASDPLDRKDLILELAYPAGGFCLSSVVISLLSSVMFGVSNGSLGKARLKYVGVDVMQSAQAVGRPSAMGLCMAWVLALIGVAIVFGIRWIARRTGAQRAATTHPRTIVSRKSIQSTTKKEHDDQHESTDTTGSGVRLP from the coding sequence ATGAGGAAGCGTATCCAGGCCTGGCTCAGGAGGCCGATCATCGCCATCGGCTCGATGGCGTTGTACGCCATCGCCCTGGGCTGCTTTCTTGCGCTCATGCTGCTGGTCATCTCGATGGAGGAAGGTGGGGAAAACCTGTCGTCCTCGACGTTGGACATGACCCGCATCGTGGTCCTGCTCAGCCAGGGCATCGGATTCGAGACCGACTCGCTTTCCCTGTCCATCATGCCGTTGCTGCTCACCGTGCTGCTGATAGGTCTGGTCTGGTCGTTCAGCCGGAAGATATGCACGGATATCCGCGCATACGTCAGCGGCGTGGTGGTCTGGATTTTCATCAACGTCATGGGCACGCAGTCACTTCCCGTCGGATTGCTTAACTGGCCGGCTCTGGTATGCGTCAAATCGGCCGTGGTGTTCTCGCTTGGATTCGCCGGCGCCGCGCTGTCGAAGGGCCCGTTCTCTGGGCAGCTGCGTGAACTTATCCGTCATCATGTGTCCGACGGCGTGCGCCGCACGATCAGGACCGGCCTGATGGTGGGTGTCATCATGATGGGCGTGTACCTGGTCATGGGACTGATCACCGTCATCGTGTGGGGCGTGCTGAACCGTTCGGCCATGGACTCGCTGTTCGCCGACATCGGCATGGGGACCGGCTCGCGCATACTGACGACGATCGCATCGCTTGCATGGCTGCCCAACCTGTGCATATGGGCGGTCTCGTGGCTGTTCGGTGCCGGATTCCACATCGGAGAGCTTGCGACATTCACCCTTTGGATCGGGCAGGGGCGTTCGCTTCCGCCTCTTCCTGTTTTCGGCCTGCTTCCGCAGGCAGTCGGCGATGAAGGCATACGGTTCGCCGTCGTGCTGATTCCGCTGGTCGTCGGATTCGTCGCCGGGCTGGCATCCATGGCGATGAAATCCGGTTTCCGCATCATCGTCGGCAGCGCGTCCGATCCCCTCGACCGCAAGGACCTGATTCTCGAACTCGCCTACCCGGCGGGCGGGTTCTGCCTGTCGAGCGTGGTCATATCTCTGCTGTCGTCGGTCATGTTCGGGGTGTCGAACGGGTCGCTGGGAAAGGCCAGGCTCAAATACGTCGGCGTCGACGTGATGCAGTCCGCGCAGGCCGTCGGACGTCCGAGCGCCATGGGACTGTGCATGGCCTGGGTGCTGGCGCTGATTGGCGTCGCCATTGTTTTCGGGATACGCTGGATTGCACGAAGAACGGGGGCACAACGAGCCGCAACAACGCACCCGCGTACCATCGTTTCCCGCAAGTCCATACAATCAACAACCAAGAAGGAGCACGATGACCAACACGAATCGACCGATACGACGGGCTCTGGTGTCCGTCTTCCATAA
- the der gene encoding bifunctional cytidylate kinase/GTPase Der gives MIRVAIDGPAGVGKSSTSKALARHFGFAYLDTGAMYRACAWWCLHQGIDLDGDQVDEQQITEAVAEFFTGDHFDIGVDPDHPSITADGEDISEAIRSSEVSSHVSKVSNVIPVRHVLIAAQRAYIARESAADSFSLGRGIVAEGRDITTVVAPDAEVRVLLTAREEVRQARRTGQAVAGAGVGGEDVAARDRADSKVTSFLTAADGVTTVDNSDMDFQQTMDVLITLVADAVEVQEYEQYAANLSDYELDEGDEQIIAGSRYGIEDESPAPKAVGVLAVVGRPNVGKSTLVNRILGRRAAVVEDTPGVTRDRVSYDAEWSGTEFKLVDTGGWEADVEGIESAIASQAQIAVQLSDAVILVVDGHVGLTDTDERIVKMLRASGKPVTLAVNKVDDGASEYLTAEFWKLGMGEPYGISAMHGRGVGDLLDAALDSLRKADKTSGFLTPTHLRRVALVGRPNVGKSSLLNQLAGEQRAVVNDLAGTTRDPVDETIDIDGEDWLFIDTAGIKRRLHKVSGADYYSSLRTQAAIERSELALVLFDSSQPISDQDLKVMSQAVDAGRAVVLVFNKWDLMDDFGRQRLERLWKTEFNRVTWAQRVNLSAKTGWHTNRLADAMRNALESWDKRIPTGRLNAFLGQIQAAHPHPLRGGKQPRILFATQASTRPPRFVIFATGFLEHGYRRFLERSLREEFGFEGTPIQISVNIREKKRRK, from the coding sequence GTGATACGAGTCGCCATCGACGGCCCTGCGGGCGTCGGAAAGTCCTCCACTTCGAAGGCGCTGGCCCGCCATTTCGGCTTCGCCTACCTCGATACCGGCGCCATGTACCGCGCATGCGCCTGGTGGTGCCTGCATCAGGGCATCGACCTCGACGGCGATCAGGTGGATGAGCAGCAGATCACCGAAGCAGTCGCCGAATTCTTCACCGGCGACCACTTCGACATCGGCGTCGACCCGGACCATCCGAGCATCACCGCCGACGGCGAGGACATCAGTGAGGCCATCCGCTCCTCCGAGGTCTCCTCGCACGTGTCGAAGGTGTCGAACGTCATCCCGGTGCGCCACGTGCTCATCGCCGCGCAGCGCGCCTACATTGCGCGCGAGTCCGCGGCCGACTCCTTCTCGCTGGGCCGCGGCATCGTCGCGGAGGGCCGTGACATCACCACGGTCGTGGCTCCCGATGCCGAGGTGCGTGTGCTGCTGACCGCCCGGGAAGAGGTGCGTCAGGCGCGCCGCACGGGGCAGGCCGTCGCCGGCGCCGGCGTGGGGGGCGAGGACGTGGCCGCCCGCGACCGCGCCGATTCCAAGGTCACCAGCTTCCTGACCGCGGCGGACGGCGTGACCACCGTCGACAACTCCGATATGGATTTCCAGCAGACGATGGATGTGCTGATCACGCTGGTCGCGGACGCGGTCGAAGTGCAGGAGTACGAGCAGTATGCCGCCAATCTGAGCGATTACGAACTGGATGAGGGCGACGAGCAGATCATCGCCGGTTCCCGGTACGGGATCGAAGACGAGTCGCCGGCTCCCAAGGCCGTCGGAGTGCTCGCCGTGGTCGGCCGCCCGAACGTGGGCAAGTCGACGCTCGTCAACCGCATCCTCGGCCGTCGCGCCGCGGTCGTCGAAGACACGCCCGGAGTGACCCGGGACCGTGTCAGCTACGATGCGGAATGGTCCGGCACCGAATTCAAGCTCGTCGACACCGGCGGCTGGGAGGCCGACGTCGAAGGCATCGAATCCGCCATCGCCTCGCAGGCGCAGATCGCCGTGCAGCTGTCTGACGCGGTCATCCTCGTCGTGGACGGCCACGTGGGGCTGACGGACACCGACGAGCGCATCGTCAAGATGCTGCGGGCCAGCGGCAAGCCGGTCACGCTCGCGGTGAACAAGGTCGACGACGGGGCCAGCGAATACCTGACCGCCGAGTTCTGGAAGCTTGGCATGGGCGAGCCTTACGGGATCTCGGCCATGCACGGCAGGGGAGTCGGCGACCTGCTTGACGCCGCGCTGGATTCGCTGCGCAAGGCGGACAAGACCTCGGGCTTCCTCACGCCGACGCATCTGCGGCGTGTCGCGCTCGTCGGCCGCCCGAACGTGGGCAAGTCGTCGCTGCTCAACCAGCTCGCCGGCGAACAGCGTGCCGTGGTCAACGACCTCGCCGGCACGACCCGCGACCCGGTCGACGAGACCATCGACATCGACGGCGAGGACTGGCTGTTCATCGACACCGCCGGCATCAAGCGTCGACTGCACAAGGTGTCCGGCGCCGACTACTACTCGTCCCTGCGCACGCAGGCCGCAATCGAGCGCTCCGAGCTCGCGCTGGTCTTGTTCGACTCGTCCCAGCCCATCTCCGACCAGGATCTGAAGGTGATGAGCCAGGCGGTCGACGCCGGTCGCGCGGTGGTGCTGGTGTTCAACAAGTGGGACCTGATGGACGATTTCGGCCGGCAGCGGCTGGAGCGCCTGTGGAAGACCGAGTTCAACCGCGTGACGTGGGCGCAGCGCGTCAACCTGTCCGCGAAGACCGGATGGCACACGAACCGCCTCGCCGACGCGATGCGCAACGCGCTGGAATCCTGGGACAAGCGCATTCCCACCGGGCGTCTCAACGCCTTCCTCGGCCAGATCCAGGCCGCGCACCCGCATCCGCTGCGCGGAGGCAAGCAGCCACGTATCCTGTTCGCCACGCAGGCGTCCACGCGTCCGCCGCGCTTCGTGATCTTCGCCACCGGATTCCTGGAGCACGGCTACCGCCGGTTCCTTGAGCGCTCCCTGCGCGAGGAGTTCGGCTTCGAAGGCACCCCGATCCAGATCTCCGTCAACATCAGGGAGAAGAAGCGCCGCAAGTGA
- a CDS encoding pseudouridine synthase codes for MPNAYSRALKAHDDNNNEGIRLQKILAQAGFGSRRKCEQMITDGRVEVDGELVTELGTRVDPKKQHIRVDGSRVHLNPNHVTLALNKPKKVLSAMDDPKGRYTLADIIGDKYERVFHMGRLDYDSEGLILMTNDGELSQHVMHPKYEVEKTYIATIDGKIGGNVCRRLVTQGVQLDDGLVKLDHCAIIDANRDQTIVKVVLHSGKNRIVRRIFGAIGYPVRRLVRTQIGPIKLGDLKSGTYRVLSQVEVRSLQKEVGL; via the coding sequence ATGCCAAACGCATATTCGCGCGCACTCAAAGCGCATGACGACAACAACAACGAAGGAATCCGCCTGCAGAAGATCCTCGCGCAAGCGGGCTTCGGATCACGCCGCAAGTGCGAGCAGATGATCACCGATGGGCGTGTCGAGGTCGACGGGGAGCTGGTGACCGAACTCGGCACCCGCGTCGATCCGAAGAAGCAGCACATCCGTGTGGACGGCTCGCGCGTCCACCTCAACCCGAACCATGTCACGTTGGCGCTCAACAAGCCCAAGAAGGTGCTCAGCGCCATGGACGACCCGAAAGGCCGCTACACGCTGGCCGACATCATCGGGGACAAGTACGAGCGCGTGTTCCACATGGGCCGCCTCGACTACGATTCCGAGGGCCTGATCCTCATGACCAACGACGGCGAGCTGAGCCAGCACGTCATGCACCCGAAGTACGAGGTGGAGAAGACCTACATCGCCACGATTGATGGCAAGATCGGCGGCAACGTCTGCCGGCGCCTGGTGACCCAGGGCGTCCAGCTGGATGACGGCCTGGTCAAGCTGGACCATTGCGCCATCATCGACGCCAACCGCGACCAGACCATCGTCAAGGTGGTGCTCCACTCCGGCAAGAACCGTATCGTCCGCCGCATCTTCGGCGCCATCGGATACCCGGTTCGCCGTCTGGTGCGCACCCAGATCGGGCCGATCAAGCTCGGTGACCTCAAGTCCGGCACCTATCGTGTGCTGTCCCAGGTCGAGGTCCGTTCCCTGCAGAAGGAGGTCGGGCTGTGA
- the sucC gene encoding ADP-forming succinate--CoA ligase subunit beta translates to MDLYEYQARELLEEQHIPTPRAVFAQNSHEVAEAADAIGYPCVIKAQVKIGHRGQAGGIKIAHNRDEAILLSESILPMTIHGHKVNGVLVAEAKNILHEYYVSISVDRTSRDFDVLATANGGTEVEEIAKEHPESVKRLHINALGDFDMEAAKRMAGQIGFYHADLDQAANILLRMWQCFKDNDATLVEINPLAKIGDPDDEASKSLCALDAKISLDGNAAFRHDGWARFDDPMQADPFEAAAAEHGLHYVHLDGQVGVIGNGAGLVMSSLDAVWDAGKEQGTNVTPANFLDIGGGASAAVMSDSLSIVLSDPQVESVFINVYGGITSCEQVAKGILQAFEELHTSKPLVVRFDGNAAAEGLQILAAANNPNLHVEGTMEQAAAEAARLAANAKASKEAKQ, encoded by the coding sequence ATGGATCTTTATGAATACCAGGCACGAGAATTGCTGGAGGAACAGCATATTCCCACGCCGCGGGCCGTTTTCGCCCAGAACTCCCACGAGGTCGCCGAAGCGGCCGATGCCATCGGATACCCGTGCGTGATCAAGGCCCAGGTCAAGATCGGCCATCGTGGCCAGGCGGGCGGCATCAAGATCGCCCACAACCGGGACGAAGCGATACTGCTGTCCGAATCCATCCTCCCGATGACCATCCACGGCCATAAGGTCAACGGTGTGCTCGTCGCCGAGGCGAAGAACATCCTGCACGAGTACTACGTGTCGATATCCGTGGACCGCACATCGCGGGACTTCGATGTCCTCGCCACCGCGAACGGCGGCACCGAAGTCGAGGAGATCGCCAAGGAACATCCGGAATCGGTCAAGCGTCTGCACATCAACGCCCTCGGCGATTTCGACATGGAGGCCGCCAAGCGCATGGCTGGCCAGATCGGCTTCTACCACGCCGACCTGGATCAGGCCGCCAACATCCTGCTGCGCATGTGGCAGTGCTTCAAGGACAACGACGCGACGCTGGTGGAGATCAACCCGCTCGCCAAGATCGGCGATCCCGACGATGAGGCGTCCAAATCACTGTGCGCCCTCGACGCCAAGATATCGTTGGACGGCAATGCGGCGTTCCGGCACGACGGGTGGGCCCGCTTCGACGATCCGATGCAGGCCGATCCGTTCGAGGCGGCGGCAGCCGAACACGGGCTGCACTACGTGCACCTCGACGGTCAGGTCGGCGTGATCGGCAACGGCGCCGGATTGGTCATGAGCTCGCTCGACGCCGTCTGGGACGCCGGCAAGGAGCAGGGCACGAATGTCACGCCTGCGAACTTCCTCGACATCGGAGGTGGCGCGTCCGCCGCGGTGATGAGTGACAGCCTGTCCATCGTGCTGTCCGACCCGCAGGTGGAATCCGTGTTCATCAACGTCTACGGCGGCATCACCTCATGCGAGCAGGTCGCCAAGGGCATCCTGCAGGCGTTCGAGGAGCTGCACACATCGAAGCCGCTCGTGGTCCGCTTCGATGGCAATGCCGCAGCCGAGGGCCTGCAAATCCTCGCCGCGGCGAACAACCCCAACCTGCATGTGGAAGGCACCATGGAGCAGGCCGCAGCCGAGGCCGCCCGTCTGGCGGCGAACGCCAAGGCATCGAAGGAGGCCAAGCAATGA
- a CDS encoding aquaporin has translation MTEEQNTEPSAYPIGARVCAELAGSFLVCFAIYMICTFGTSIYGLDLAYIVVGTALAYAVVTAMLGRVSGGQFNPAITVAAILTGKTKVVAGILYVIVQVVGAIAAAGAVRWILPTSQTVTMKTWLTPAVNGYGTGSVSSATTSSASVSFGISMAIVVEVIAAIIIIAVAMRHTDANGKPNATYAPVIGAAYGLGVAMTYTVTGAALNPARATGIALFGQNQGLSTQPLQQLWIFWLAPVLAAAIVALVMIIADMASKRKPKTPADAPIDEATDAEADAHDIAVDAAVNAAPQVPSTNPEQ, from the coding sequence ATGACTGAAGAACAGAACACCGAGCCAAGCGCTTATCCGATCGGGGCGCGCGTGTGCGCGGAGCTTGCAGGCAGCTTCCTCGTCTGCTTCGCCATCTATATGATCTGCACGTTCGGCACTTCGATCTACGGGCTTGACCTGGCGTACATCGTCGTGGGCACCGCGTTGGCGTACGCGGTCGTCACCGCGATGCTCGGGCGTGTCTCCGGAGGCCAGTTCAATCCCGCCATCACCGTGGCGGCGATACTCACCGGCAAGACCAAGGTAGTCGCCGGCATCCTGTACGTCATCGTGCAGGTGGTCGGAGCGATCGCGGCGGCCGGCGCGGTCAGGTGGATCCTGCCGACCTCGCAGACCGTCACCATGAAGACGTGGCTGACGCCCGCCGTCAACGGTTATGGCACCGGTTCCGTATCGAGCGCCACCACCAGCAGCGCATCGGTGAGCTTCGGCATCTCCATGGCCATCGTCGTCGAGGTGATCGCCGCGATCATCATCATCGCGGTCGCGATGCGTCACACCGATGCGAACGGCAAGCCGAATGCGACGTACGCTCCGGTGATCGGCGCCGCATACGGCCTCGGCGTGGCCATGACCTATACGGTCACCGGTGCCGCGCTGAACCCGGCCCGCGCCACCGGCATCGCGCTGTTCGGGCAGAATCAGGGTCTTTCAACGCAGCCGCTGCAGCAGTTGTGGATCTTCTGGCTGGCGCCGGTCCTGGCCGCGGCGATCGTGGCGCTGGTCATGATCATCGCTGATATGGCATCGAAACGCAAGCCGAAGACGCCTGCGGATGCGCCCATCGACGAGGCGACGGACGCTGAGGCGGATGCACATGACATCGCCGTGGACGCGGCGGTCAATGCGGCGCCCCAGGTTCCGTCAACGAATCCAGAACAGTGA